A window of Paremcibacter congregatus contains these coding sequences:
- a CDS encoding Lrp/AsnC ligand binding domain-containing protein: MSSEKHRPLDKIDHNILKILQQDGRVSNVKLAHAINLSPTPCLERVKRLEKEGYIKGYVALLDSDLLGAALVSFIEVSLDRTTVRALDEFRTAILKMEEVQECHLVAGGFDYLIKVRTKDMAHYRRFLGEKLSAIPDISSTHTYVVMEEVKATSAIAVSPA, encoded by the coding sequence ATGAGTAGTGAAAAACATCGCCCCCTCGATAAAATTGATCATAATATTCTTAAAATATTGCAACAGGACGGACGTGTTTCCAACGTCAAGCTGGCCCACGCCATCAACCTCAGCCCGACCCCCTGCCTTGAACGCGTTAAGCGTCTGGAAAAAGAAGGTTATATAAAGGGTTACGTCGCCTTGCTGGATTCTGATCTTCTGGGCGCGGCTCTGGTTTCCTTTATCGAGGTCTCCCTTGACCGGACCACCGTGCGGGCGCTTGATGAGTTTCGGACCGCGATTCTCAAGATGGAAGAAGTTCAGGAATGTCACCTTGTGGCCGGCGGCTTTGATTACCTGATCAAGGTCCGCACCAAGGATATGGCCCATTACCGGCGTTTTCTGGGCGAAAAACTGTCCGCCATCCCTGACATCAGCAGCACCCATACCTATGTTGTGATGGAAGAAGTCAAGGCCACCAGCGCTATCGCCGTCAGCCCGGCCTAA
- a CDS encoding 2Fe-2S iron-sulfur cluster-binding protein, with translation MTRITFISPDNQHITVDAPNGESLMEAAVEHDVPGIDADCGGGCACATCHVILSDDLMAALLPIDEDEQYLLDFLDNRQKNSRLSCQINVSDKLDGMIITIPKQA, from the coding sequence ATGACCCGCATTACCTTTATTTCTCCCGACAATCAACATATCACCGTGGACGCCCCGAACGGCGAGAGCCTGATGGAGGCCGCCGTCGAGCATGACGTGCCCGGCATTGACGCCGATTGTGGCGGCGGTTGCGCCTGCGCCACCTGTCACGTGATTCTAAGCGACGACCTGATGGCCGCCCTGCTGCCCATTGACGAAGATGAGCAATATCTGCTCGACTTTCTCGACAACCGGCAAAAAAACAGCCGCCTCAGCTGTCAGATCAACGTGTCTGACAAACTGGACGGCATGATTATTACGATTCCGAAACAGGCTTGA
- the mmsB gene encoding 3-hydroxyisobutyrate dehydrogenase, whose translation MAQVGFIGLGNMGGGMARNILKAGHSLKVFDLNDQVVSEICAEGAVAATSATDAATDVDAVITMLPAGKHVKSVYLGDGGLIAVARSGTVMMDCSTIDVDSAREVVAAATDAGMRMVDAPVSGGVAAAAAGTLTFMVGGAEEAFAAAKPYLDDMGANIIHAGKAGSGQAAKICNNMMLGIQMISVAEAFVLAEKLGLEAEKLFNISSKASGQCWSLTSYCPVPGPVPTSPANNDYKAGFAAAMMLKDLRLAQEAASSAGAETPLGKMSRDLYEKFAAESADDMDFSGIINMLRD comes from the coding sequence ATGGCACAGGTTGGATTTATCGGACTCGGCAATATGGGTGGCGGCATGGCGCGCAATATTCTCAAGGCCGGGCATTCTTTGAAAGTATTTGATCTTAATGATCAGGTGGTCAGTGAAATTTGTGCCGAGGGGGCCGTAGCGGCCACCAGCGCCACCGACGCGGCGACCGATGTCGATGCGGTGATCACCATGTTGCCCGCGGGCAAGCATGTGAAATCGGTTTATCTCGGCGATGGCGGTCTTATTGCGGTTGCTCGTTCCGGAACCGTTATGATGGACTGCTCGACCATTGATGTGGACAGCGCCAGGGAGGTGGTGGCGGCAGCGACCGACGCCGGCATGCGGATGGTTGATGCGCCGGTATCAGGCGGTGTCGCGGCGGCGGCGGCGGGGACCTTGACCTTTATGGTTGGCGGTGCGGAAGAGGCCTTCGCGGCGGCGAAACCTTATCTTGACGACATGGGCGCCAATATCATTCACGCCGGCAAGGCCGGGTCCGGTCAGGCGGCGAAAATCTGCAATAATATGATGCTCGGCATTCAGATGATTTCTGTGGCCGAAGCCTTTGTGCTGGCGGAAAAACTTGGGCTTGAGGCGGAAAAATTGTTTAATATCTCGTCAAAAGCCTCCGGCCAATGCTGGTCCCTGACCTCTTATTGCCCGGTGCCGGGACCGGTGCCGACGTCTCCCGCCAACAACGACTACAAGGCGGGTTTTGCCGCCGCGATGATGTTGAAAGACCTGCGGCTCGCCCAGGAAGCGGCGAGCTCCGCCGGGGCGGAAACGCCACTGGGCAAGATGTCACGGGATCTCTATGAAAAATTCGCGGCCGAAAGCGCCGATGATATGGACTTCTCCGGCATTATCAACATGCTGCGGGATTAA
- a CDS encoding enoyl-CoA hydratase/isomerase family protein, with protein sequence MTSEAEILFEARNGLGIITLNRPKALNSLSTDMCAQMDQALINWAGDDAIKAVIIRGAGEKAFCAGGDVKTLAENSPEDHHLATEFFRTEYVMNSRIYHFPKPYIALLDGITMGGGVGVSVHGSHRIITEKTLFAMPESAIGLIPDVGGGYFMPRLPGKLGLYLGLTGARLRGADILYAGIGTSYMASAKLDDLIDALVAAEIKDVQDVDQVISAFAEDPGEASLDEFRDLIDAAFGEVTLEAVLDHLDAIDHPWAEKTLATLNKMSPVSMKVIIEQILQGAELEFDDVMKMEYRIVSHIVSYQSDFYEGVRAVLIDKDQNPTWNPPTVEEVTDEMVMAHFAPLGDKELIL encoded by the coding sequence ATGACCAGTGAAGCAGAAATCCTTTTCGAGGCCCGCAATGGCCTCGGCATTATCACCCTCAACCGCCCAAAAGCCCTGAACAGTCTGAGCACCGATATGTGCGCGCAGATGGATCAGGCGCTGATCAACTGGGCCGGGGATGACGCCATCAAGGCGGTGATCATTCGCGGGGCCGGGGAAAAGGCTTTTTGCGCCGGCGGCGATGTCAAAACTTTGGCGGAAAACAGCCCGGAAGATCATCATCTGGCGACGGAATTCTTCCGCACCGAATATGTCATGAACAGCCGGATTTATCATTTTCCCAAGCCCTATATCGCTTTGCTCGATGGCATCACCATGGGCGGTGGCGTCGGGGTGTCGGTGCATGGCTCCCACCGGATCATTACCGAGAAAACCCTTTTCGCCATGCCGGAATCGGCCATTGGCCTGATCCCCGATGTGGGCGGCGGCTATTTTATGCCGCGTCTGCCGGGCAAGCTTGGCCTGTATCTCGGCCTGACCGGGGCGCGGTTGCGCGGGGCGGATATTCTCTATGCCGGGATCGGTACTTCCTATATGGCGTCGGCCAAACTGGACGATCTGATTGATGCCCTCGTTGCGGCGGAGATCAAGGATGTTCAGGATGTGGATCAGGTGATCAGCGCTTTCGCCGAAGACCCGGGCGAGGCGTCGCTTGATGAGTTCCGCGATCTGATTGATGCGGCCTTCGGCGAAGTGACTTTGGAAGCGGTGCTGGATCATCTGGACGCCATCGACCATCCCTGGGCCGAAAAAACCCTCGCGACCCTCAATAAAATGTCGCCGGTCAGCATGAAGGTGATCATTGAGCAGATTCTGCAGGGCGCCGAGCTGGAATTCGATGACGTGATGAAGATGGAATATCGCATTGTCAGCCATATCGTATCCTACCAGAGTGATTTCTATGAAGGCGTGCGTGCAGTGTTGATCGACAAGGATCAAAATCCGACATGGAACCCGCCAACGGTGGAAGAGGTCACGGACGAGATGGTCATGGCGCATTTTGCCCCACTCGGCGACAAAGAATTAATACTCTAA
- a CDS encoding isobutyryl-CoA dehydrogenase — protein sequence MDFHFTEEQRAIQDMARDFAGKEFAPHAEVWDRDHIFPEDALRKAAELGLAGIYVGEDVGGSELSRLDSAMIFEELAKGCTSTAAYLSIHNMASWMIDHFGSETLRQKYCPKMTCMDWFGSYCLTEPGAGSDAASLRTKAVRDGDHYVVNGAKAFISGGGRSEVYVVMLRTGEPGPKGISCLVIDKDAPGLSFGAQEKKLGWHSQPTCVVNFEDCRVPVENLVGAEGDGFKIAMKGLDGGRLNIGACSLGAAQACLDLTVAYMADRKQFGKPLAAFQALQFRIADMATELEAARLLLHKAAMKVDEKAPDATPFAAMAKRLATDTGFKVVNEALQLHGGYGYVQDYPIERYLRDVRVHQILEGTNEIMRVIISRSILG from the coding sequence ATGGACTTTCACTTCACTGAAGAACAGCGGGCCATACAGGATATGGCCCGCGATTTCGCCGGCAAAGAGTTCGCACCCCATGCGGAAGTCTGGGATCGGGATCATATTTTCCCGGAAGACGCCCTGCGCAAGGCGGCGGAGTTGGGCCTCGCCGGCATTTATGTTGGTGAGGATGTCGGCGGCTCGGAGCTGTCCCGCCTCGATTCCGCGATGATATTCGAGGAACTGGCGAAAGGCTGCACCTCGACCGCGGCCTATCTGTCGATCCATAATATGGCGAGCTGGATGATCGATCATTTCGGGAGCGAAACTTTACGGCAGAAATATTGCCCCAAGATGACCTGTATGGACTGGTTTGGCAGCTATTGTCTGACCGAGCCCGGTGCTGGGTCCGATGCGGCGTCGCTGCGCACCAAGGCGGTGCGCGATGGTGATCACTATGTGGTCAATGGCGCGAAGGCTTTCATTTCCGGCGGCGGACGGTCGGAAGTCTACGTGGTCATGCTGCGTACCGGCGAGCCGGGCCCGAAAGGCATCAGCTGTCTTGTGATTGACAAGGATGCGCCGGGTTTGAGCTTTGGGGCGCAGGAAAAGAAACTCGGCTGGCACAGTCAGCCCACCTGTGTGGTCAATTTTGAAGACTGTCGCGTGCCGGTGGAAAATTTGGTCGGCGCGGAAGGTGATGGCTTCAAGATCGCCATGAAGGGTCTTGACGGCGGACGCCTGAATATCGGCGCCTGTTCACTCGGCGCGGCGCAGGCCTGCCTTGACCTGACGGTGGCCTATATGGCCGATCGCAAACAGTTCGGCAAGCCGCTCGCCGCCTTTCAGGCCCTGCAATTCCGCATTGCCGATATGGCGACGGAACTGGAAGCCGCGCGCCTGCTGCTGCATAAGGCGGCGATGAAGGTCGACGAAAAGGCCCCGGATGCGACGCCCTTTGCGGCGATGGCCAAAAGGCTGGCGACGGACACCGGCTTCAAGGTGGTCAATGAGGCGCTGCAATTGCATGGCGGCTATGGCTATGTCCAGGATTATCCCATCGAGCGTTACCTGCGCGACGTGCGGGTGCATCAGATTCTCGAAGGCACCAATGAAATCATGCGGGTGATTATTTCCCGGTCCATTCTGGGTTAA
- a CDS encoding CoA-acylating methylmalonate-semialdehyde dehydrogenase produces MKNYTHLINGEHVGGTSGRFGDVYNPSTGEVSAQVPLASQGEVENAIAAAEAAFPAWAATSVQQRARIMTKFTALLYKHQPELAELVSLEHGKVIEDAMGSVLRGIEVAEFACGIPHLQKGEFSDNVGGGIDIYSMRKPLGVVAGITPFNFPAMIPLWMAGMAIVTGNTVVLKPSEKDPGCPMRLAELFLEAGGPAGVLNVVNGDKVAVDTLLNDSRVKAVSFVGSTPIAQYVYETATRNGKRCQAMGGAKNHMLILPDADLEGVANALMGAAYGSAGERCMAISVGVCVGDEVADKLVELLTPRVKALKIGSSLEKNLEMGPLVTAQHREKVMNYIQMGVDEGADLVVDGRDFTLPGNENGYFLGGSLFDKVTKDMTTYQEEIFGPVLQLMRVQTFDEGLALASDHPYGNGTSIFTRNGAAARTYADKVEVGMVGINVPIPVPLAFHSFGGWKASAFGDHNQFGMEAVRFYTKVKTVTSRWTENAIAADFSIPTLK; encoded by the coding sequence ATGAAAAATTATACACATTTGATTAATGGCGAACATGTGGGCGGCACCAGTGGCCGCTTTGGCGATGTTTACAATCCGTCCACCGGCGAAGTTTCCGCGCAGGTGCCCCTGGCGAGCCAGGGCGAAGTGGAAAATGCCATCGCCGCCGCAGAAGCCGCTTTCCCGGCCTGGGCCGCGACATCGGTTCAGCAGCGCGCCCGCATCATGACAAAATTCACGGCTTTGCTGTATAAGCATCAGCCGGAACTGGCCGAGCTTGTTTCACTTGAACATGGTAAAGTGATTGAAGACGCCATGGGATCAGTCCTACGCGGTATCGAAGTGGCGGAATTCGCCTGCGGTATCCCGCATTTGCAGAAGGGTGAATTCTCTGACAATGTTGGTGGCGGCATCGATATTTATTCCATGCGCAAGCCGCTTGGTGTGGTTGCCGGTATTACCCCGTTTAATTTCCCGGCGATGATCCCATTGTGGATGGCGGGCATGGCGATTGTCACCGGCAACACTGTGGTTCTCAAGCCATCGGAAAAAGATCCGGGCTGCCCGATGCGTCTCGCAGAATTGTTCCTCGAAGCCGGCGGTCCTGCCGGTGTGCTCAATGTGGTGAACGGCGATAAAGTGGCCGTTGATACCCTGTTGAATGACAGCCGCGTCAAAGCAGTAAGCTTTGTCGGCTCCACCCCGATCGCGCAGTATGTTTACGAGACCGCCACCCGGAACGGCAAACGCTGTCAGGCCATGGGCGGGGCGAAGAACCATATGCTGATCCTGCCGGATGCGGATCTGGAAGGCGTGGCCAACGCCCTGATGGGCGCGGCTTACGGTTCCGCCGGTGAACGCTGTATGGCGATTTCCGTTGGCGTCTGTGTCGGTGACGAAGTGGCGGACAAGCTGGTCGAGCTGCTGACCCCGCGGGTCAAGGCGCTGAAAATAGGCTCCAGCCTGGAAAAGAATCTGGAAATGGGGCCTCTGGTCACCGCTCAACACCGGGAAAAAGTCATGAATTACATCCAGATGGGTGTTGATGAAGGCGCCGATCTGGTGGTGGATGGCCGTGATTTCACGTTGCCGGGCAATGAAAATGGCTATTTCCTTGGCGGCTCCCTGTTTGATAAAGTGACCAAGGACATGACCACCTATCAGGAAGAAATCTTCGGTCCGGTTCTGCAGTTGATGCGGGTTCAGACCTTCGACGAAGGACTGGCGCTGGCCTCAGATCACCCTTATGGAAATGGTACTTCGATCTTTACCCGCAACGGTGCCGCAGCCCGGACGTACGCCGATAAAGTCGAAGTCGGTATGGTCGGCATCAACGTGCCCATTCCGGTGCCGCTGGCCTTCCACAGCTTTGGCGGCTGGAAAGCCTCGGCCTTCGGCGATCACAATCAGTTTGGCATGGAAGCTGTGCGTTTCTATACCAAAGTGAAGACCGTGACCTCGCGCTGGACGGAAAATGCCATCGCCGCGGATTTCTCTATCCCGACATTGAAATAG
- a CDS encoding LysR family transcriptional regulator — MYDWNDLPFFLELSRRGRLISAARKLHVDHTTVSRRIAALEKNLNARLFDKSPRGYQLTDAGLRLLPFAEQMEAQSNQLYQEISGKDARLSGTVRLSAPEGLSAHIIAHHLGAFREQHPDIELELMAQSRRTSLSKREADIAITLARPDAGRVIAWKLCDYRLKLYATQDYLDHHPPITGTEDLSAHDFISYIDDLIQLPELRFLDLVIKDPHVVFRSTSVLAQYNAALDGIGLSVIHCFMANQEPRLIPILPEEISINREYWLVVHEDLRQVARVDAVCRFLTRLLKDQRQNMMES; from the coding sequence ATGTATGACTGGAACGATTTGCCGTTTTTCCTTGAGCTGTCCCGCCGCGGCCGCCTGATCAGTGCGGCACGTAAACTGCATGTGGATCACACCACCGTCAGCCGCCGCATCGCCGCCCTGGAAAAGAACCTCAATGCCCGCCTGTTCGATAAATCGCCGCGCGGCTATCAGCTCACCGACGCCGGATTGCGCCTGCTGCCCTTCGCTGAACAGATGGAGGCTCAATCCAATCAGCTCTATCAGGAAATCTCCGGCAAGGACGCCCGCCTGTCCGGCACAGTGCGTCTGTCGGCGCCGGAAGGCCTCAGCGCCCATATTATTGCTCATCACCTGGGGGCGTTCCGTGAACAGCATCCGGATATCGAACTTGAACTGATGGCCCAGTCCCGGCGTACCAGCCTGTCGAAACGCGAAGCCGATATCGCCATCACTCTCGCCCGTCCCGACGCCGGCCGGGTGATCGCCTGGAAGCTGTGCGATTATCGCCTGAAGCTTTACGCCACGCAAGACTATCTCGACCACCATCCACCGATCACCGGCACAGAGGACCTGAGCGCCCATGATTTCATCAGCTATATCGATGATCTGATTCAACTGCCCGAACTGCGGTTTCTCGACCTGGTAATCAAAGATCCCCATGTGGTATTCCGCAGCACAAGCGTACTCGCGCAATATAACGCAGCCCTTGACGGCATCGGTCTGTCGGTTATTCATTGTTTTATGGCCAATCAGGAGCCGCGCCTGATCCCCATCCTGCCGGAGGAGATTTCCATCAACCGCGAATACTGGCTCGTGGTTCATGAAGATTTGCGTCAGGTGGCCCGGGTCGATGCCGTGTGCCGCTTTCTCACCCGACTCCTGAAAGATCAGCGGCAGAATATGATGGAGTCATAG
- a CDS encoding flavin reductase family protein, producing MTSSVQTPQDLSIQDQMKQAMRRLAASVTVITSRDQTRRYAMTATAVTSLSMDPPALLVCVNNENGIHNALGTGNGYCVNILFSDQQDISENCAWREKGENKFNLGDWRDGPEGLPYLANAQASIFCDTDGAHAYGSHTIFIGKVSKVISREEISPLIFLDGNYTGS from the coding sequence ATGACGTCATCTGTTCAAACACCCCAAGACCTTTCCATTCAGGACCAGATGAAACAGGCCATGCGCCGTTTGGCCGCATCGGTTACCGTGATCACCAGCCGTGACCAAACCCGCCGCTACGCCATGACCGCCACGGCGGTGACCTCACTCAGTATGGATCCGCCGGCATTACTGGTCTGCGTCAACAACGAAAATGGCATTCACAACGCCCTCGGCACCGGAAATGGTTATTGCGTCAATATTCTGTTTTCAGATCAGCAGGACATATCGGAAAACTGCGCCTGGCGCGAAAAAGGCGAGAATAAATTCAACCTCGGCGACTGGCGCGACGGCCCGGAGGGACTGCCCTATCTCGCCAACGCCCAGGCCTCTATTTTCTGTGATACCGATGGTGCGCACGCCTATGGCAGCCACACCATATTTATCGGCAAAGTCAGTAAAGTGATCAGCCGCGAAGAAATCTCGCCGCTGATTTTTCTGGATGGAAATTATACCGGTTCCTGA
- a CDS encoding aminopeptidase P family protein — translation MYNRLLALRQQLRKAELQGFLVPHEDEHQCEYTPARANRLEWLTDFTGSAGLGVVTLARAALYVDGRYTLQARTQLDLKHYEILSLHEDKVEDWFLSTLKQGDRVGYDPWLHTQGFIEQMKRHLATRKIELLPLEMNPLDAVWDDRPAPDLHPVKPHKIEFSGEESQDKRARIAAQLQADGVEALVISSLDSIAWLLNLRGNDVANSPLILSYVILQKSGRAMFFVDPGQVSDDVRDFLGPKVTIKPYDQFTEAVRKLGAGGVKILVDPRKSHAAILDLLHQGGADIQEGDDPCQRLKACKNDVELAGMRQAHIRDGVALCKFLCWLGQAVATEEVTELSAAEKLEDFRRAQSFYQGPSFDTISGAGAHGAIIHYRASEQTNRPIGGDMLYLVDSGGQYLDGTTDVTRTIAIGQSTEEQRDRFTRVLKGHISVARARFPVGRSGAHLDTLARRSLWDVGLDYDHGTGHGVGCYLGVHEGPQSISQRGFEVALEPGMVLSNEPGFYKPGEYGIRIENLMAVQPSHFEDEERSMNIFETLTFVPIDTRLINAHMMTSTEITWLNIYHAQVREKIAPFLEGKELAWLHRATQSIMAM, via the coding sequence ATGTATAATCGACTGTTGGCGTTAAGACAGCAATTGCGGAAGGCGGAATTGCAGGGGTTTCTTGTTCCCCACGAAGATGAGCATCAATGCGAATATACGCCGGCGCGGGCGAATAGACTCGAATGGTTGACGGATTTTACAGGGTCTGCCGGTCTTGGCGTCGTGACGTTGGCCCGGGCGGCGCTTTATGTTGATGGCCGGTATACCTTACAGGCCCGTACCCAGCTTGATCTTAAGCATTATGAAATTCTGAGCTTGCATGAAGATAAGGTGGAAGACTGGTTTCTTTCGACTTTGAAGCAGGGCGACCGGGTCGGATATGATCCGTGGCTGCACACGCAGGGTTTTATAGAGCAGATGAAACGCCATCTGGCGACCCGAAAAATTGAACTTCTGCCGCTGGAGATGAATCCTCTTGATGCCGTATGGGATGACCGTCCTGCGCCCGACCTGCATCCGGTAAAGCCGCACAAGATCGAATTTTCCGGCGAAGAGTCGCAGGATAAAAGGGCCCGGATCGCGGCCCAGTTGCAGGCGGATGGTGTTGAGGCGCTGGTTATTTCCAGTCTGGACAGCATTGCGTGGCTGCTCAACCTGCGCGGCAACGATGTGGCCAATAGCCCTTTGATTCTGAGCTATGTTATTCTGCAGAAATCCGGTCGGGCGATGTTTTTTGTCGATCCCGGGCAGGTTTCAGACGATGTGCGTGATTTTCTGGGGCCCAAGGTGACAATCAAACCTTATGACCAGTTCACAGAAGCAGTGCGTAAGCTGGGTGCGGGCGGGGTCAAAATTCTGGTGGACCCCCGGAAAAGTCATGCGGCCATATTGGACCTGTTGCATCAGGGCGGCGCCGACATTCAGGAAGGCGACGATCCCTGCCAACGGCTGAAGGCCTGCAAGAATGATGTCGAACTGGCGGGTATGCGTCAGGCCCATATCCGGGACGGGGTGGCACTGTGTAAATTTTTGTGCTGGTTGGGGCAGGCCGTGGCGACAGAAGAAGTCACGGAATTGTCGGCAGCGGAAAAGCTGGAAGATTTTCGGCGGGCGCAGAGCTTTTATCAGGGACCGAGCTTTGACACGATTTCCGGCGCTGGGGCTCATGGGGCGATTATTCATTACCGGGCGAGTGAACAGACAAATCGTCCCATTGGTGGCGATATGCTGTATCTGGTGGATTCTGGCGGTCAATATCTTGATGGCACCACGGATGTAACCCGGACGATTGCCATCGGCCAGAGTACAGAAGAGCAGCGCGATCGTTTCACCCGGGTGCTGAAGGGCCATATCTCTGTGGCGCGGGCGCGCTTTCCGGTGGGACGCAGCGGGGCGCATCTGGATACGCTGGCGCGCCGGTCGTTATGGGATGTCGGGCTTGATTATGATCATGGTACAGGTCACGGTGTGGGCTGTTATCTCGGTGTGCATGAAGGTCCGCAATCAATTTCCCAACGGGGCTTTGAAGTGGCGCTGGAACCGGGGATGGTCTTGTCCAATGAGCCGGGTTTTTACAAGCCGGGAGAATATGGCATTCGCATCGAGAACCTGATGGCGGTGCAGCCCAGTCATTTTGAGGATGAAGAGCGCTCGATGAATATCTTCGAAACCCTGACTTTCGTGCCGATCGATACCCGTTTGATCAATGCTCATATGATGACCAGTACGGAAATTACCTGGTTGAATATTTATCATGCCCAGGTGCGGGAAAAGATTGCCCCATTTCTCGAGGGCAAGGAACTGGCCTGGCTCCATCGCGCCACCCAGTCCATCATGGCGATGTAG
- a CDS encoding adenosylmethionine--8-amino-7-oxononanoate transaminase, whose translation MTSPSVKDLPDWFREGYGNVWLPYTQMQTAEDALPVVGTEGVTLELADGTKLIDGVASWWTACHGYNNPRMQEQMIAQVKNMSHVMLGGLLHEGAATLARRLADLLPGDLNHVFFSESGSVSVEIALKMAVQYWMNKGETGHQRFVCFQSGYHGDTTAAMSVSNSGGDLENEGGMHKAFSGFLQQQFLRPLPETPTEMAEFDAFLAAHKDDIAGVVMEPLIQGAGGMKFHGADILAEISASCARHDVLLILDEIFTGFGRTGTMFACEQAGITPDIICLGKALTAGTVAMAATVATDKVYGAFLSDDPDMAFMHGPTYMANPLACAAANASLDIFRDEPVLEQVKRIEGHLNQSLEQFRELPGVVDVRVKGAVGVIQMKEIKDPAAMRARFAREGVWIRPLGDVIYLTPSFTIESHELAALTQAIDKVLNSAD comes from the coding sequence ATGACGTCTCCCTCTGTAAAAGATTTACCTGACTGGTTCCGGGAAGGCTATGGCAATGTATGGCTGCCTTATACCCAGATGCAGACTGCTGAGGACGCGCTTCCGGTGGTCGGCACCGAAGGGGTGACGCTGGAACTTGCTGACGGTACGAAGCTGATTGACGGGGTAGCGTCCTGGTGGACGGCCTGTCATGGCTATAATAATCCCCGCATGCAGGAACAGATGATCGCCCAGGTGAAAAACATGTCTCATGTCATGCTCGGGGGCTTGTTGCATGAGGGGGCCGCGACGTTGGCCCGCCGCCTGGCGGATCTTTTGCCGGGGGACCTTAATCACGTTTTCTTTTCGGAAAGCGGATCGGTATCGGTGGAAATCGCCCTGAAAATGGCGGTTCAATATTGGATGAACAAGGGGGAAACCGGGCATCAGCGTTTTGTCTGTTTCCAATCCGGTTATCATGGGGATACCACGGCGGCCATGTCCGTGAGCAATTCCGGCGGTGATCTGGAAAATGAAGGCGGCATGCATAAGGCCTTCAGCGGTTTCCTGCAGCAACAGTTCCTGCGGCCCTTGCCGGAAACGCCGACAGAGATGGCGGAATTTGATGCCTTTCTCGCGGCCCATAAGGACGACATTGCCGGTGTGGTGATGGAGCCTTTGATCCAGGGAGCGGGCGGCATGAAATTTCACGGCGCCGATATTCTGGCGGAAATTTCGGCAAGCTGCGCCCGCCATGATGTCTTGTTGATTCTCGACGAGATTTTCACGGGTTTTGGCCGTACAGGCACGATGTTCGCCTGTGAACAGGCCGGGATTACGCCGGATATTATCTGTCTGGGCAAGGCACTGACCGCGGGAACCGTCGCCATGGCGGCGACGGTGGCGACCGATAAGGTCTATGGCGCATTCCTGTCGGATGACCCGGACATGGCCTTTATGCATGGCCCGACCTATATGGCCAATCCATTGGCCTGTGCGGCGGCGAATGCCTCATTGGATATTTTTCGTGACGAACCGGTTCTGGAGCAGGTCAAACGCATTGAAGGACATTTGAATCAGTCGCTGGAACAATTCCGTGAATTACCCGGGGTGGTGGATGTTCGGGTCAAGGGCGCAGTCGGGGTCATTCAGATGAAGGAAATCAAGGATCCGGCAGCGATGCGGGCTAGATTCGCGCGGGAAGGCGTATGGATCCGGCCCCTGGGAGATGTGATCTATCTAACCCCGTCTTTTACCATTGAAAGTCATGAGCTTGCGGCATTGACACAGGCCATCGATAAAGTGCTTAATAGCGCAGATTAG